A window of Cyanobacterium sp. T60_A2020_053 contains these coding sequences:
- a CDS encoding mechanosensitive ion channel family protein: MQKLLNTISESLMELVGDFIKILPGIISGVIILFLTRYFANWGKNFSLSMAQKVIKNKSLEILFIQGISVGIWVVGFFLACVLAFPGLNLGTIFGALGLSSIAIGFAFQDIFKNFLAGILILLQEPFRIGDEIIVEGYQGLIEHIDIRTTIIRTYQGEKVLIPNATIFTNSVQVRTGYDKRRTDLAVGVDYNTPLPQTKELLLKIVTGVDGVLVQPAPEIDLVNFGDSSIDFVVRYWTLPQQKIVRKVQTTAIMAIKNVFDEAGISIPYPIRSVYFYDQEKFNEYQMSVDEKVES, encoded by the coding sequence ATGCAAAAATTACTCAATACAATTAGCGAAAGCCTTATGGAATTGGTGGGAGATTTTATCAAAATTTTACCCGGCATAATTTCTGGTGTAATCATTCTTTTTCTAACTAGATATTTTGCTAATTGGGGCAAAAACTTTTCCCTTTCAATGGCTCAAAAAGTAATCAAAAATAAATCCTTAGAAATATTATTTATTCAAGGGATAAGTGTTGGTATTTGGGTAGTTGGTTTCTTCTTAGCCTGTGTTTTGGCTTTTCCCGGCTTGAATTTAGGCACAATTTTTGGGGCGCTGGGTTTAAGTTCCATTGCCATTGGTTTTGCTTTTCAAGATATATTTAAAAATTTTCTCGCTGGTATCTTAATTCTCTTACAAGAACCTTTTAGAATTGGTGATGAAATTATTGTGGAAGGTTATCAAGGTTTGATAGAACATATTGATATTAGAACTACAATTATTCGCACTTATCAAGGAGAAAAAGTCTTAATTCCAAACGCCACTATTTTTACTAATTCTGTTCAGGTCAGAACGGGATATGATAAACGTAGAACCGATTTAGCTGTGGGTGTGGATTACAATACCCCATTACCTCAAACTAAAGAACTTTTACTCAAAATTGTCACGGGTGTTGATGGTGTTTTAGTACAACCAGCGCCCGAAATTGACCTTGTTAACTTCGGTGATAGTTCCATTGATTTTGTCGTGCGCTATTGGACTTTACCGCAACAAAAAATTGTTAGAAAAGTACAAACTACAGCAATTATGGCGATCAAAAATGTGTTTGACGAGGCGGGGATTAGTATTCCTTATCCTATTCGGAGTGTCTATTTTTATGACCAAGAGAAGTTTAATGAATATCAAATGAGTGTTGATGAAAAAGTGGAATCGTGA